The following proteins are co-located in the Conyzicola lurida genome:
- a CDS encoding ATP-binding protein, translated as MTDTLPITPVVASTIGQGLEASGISAGPIEVRLSRELITLLSEQLYSSPLKAIEELVINSFDADAPSVHVIAPLSTIEPVLSVAPLIAVYDTGVGMDLAGLSDLWRVGASNKRTEQVEKVRKRKQIGKFGIGKLATYALARRVTYITSTGIGHIYAVTLSFDDFHSSPNGEAEAPVRLDVREIETTDILSQAALATALEESGLDLSTCLDSASQWTLVLLEELKGVVESISGNRLKWILSTAMPLGDFEVFLNGIGIEAKKNTYARIAEFNIAELPQKRIDTLNRATDSDWRVETLDVDNDGGPLKRLVSSQLPSGVSGSAIVTDKSLYGGKSSDLTRSHGFFVKVRGRLIGEEDPLFGSHALSYEVFNRFRAEIDADDLDIDVTAPRESAGNSPRVTALRELLVEVFNEARSQFDMKMKEKAQHGARREHERHYVYPTFVEKPLADALVQTNFDDDLNAGSEADDSWFYVEVPTAEDTKTLVASLYSTDERQPYSYRLEQRGKQERLVEFDPTEHSFTVNADHELALEFKDSPKSMDLLYHLATAEALLEVYLREAGVAAHVVGEVLQRRDNLLRGLAREQMNSPAAIAQALRDSSDSDTELEIALVIAVRSLGFVAKHLGNGGKADGVARFRDYPDGERKITLEAKASGKLPSLSALDFAGLQEHMVDEGADGCLLVAPGYPGGTREDDAAAAKRAQSLKISCWTIDQLARVVASMERHDVTARSVMQIVATRYAPAEVTLAVDALLGDSAESSRALAAEMIGAIRELETFMSDDAIRELSMIRTVLGSRGIKPSTPDARIALERLAAASQGGMTLLTGGEKFQLNVAVEELERRVADWIGTDSSSRRASTFFESSHHRKNLPEI; from the coding sequence ATGACTGACACATTGCCGATCACTCCTGTTGTCGCCTCCACCATCGGACAAGGACTCGAAGCGTCCGGCATCTCCGCTGGCCCAATTGAGGTACGGCTGTCGCGCGAGCTAATCACGCTCCTTAGCGAACAGCTATATTCGAGCCCGCTAAAGGCCATTGAGGAGTTGGTGATCAACTCCTTCGACGCTGATGCGCCAAGCGTTCATGTCATCGCGCCGCTATCCACGATCGAGCCAGTCCTTTCCGTAGCGCCGCTTATCGCGGTCTATGACACCGGGGTGGGAATGGACTTGGCAGGACTGTCTGACTTGTGGCGGGTAGGGGCATCCAACAAAAGAACCGAGCAGGTCGAGAAAGTTCGAAAACGCAAGCAGATTGGCAAGTTCGGCATTGGGAAGCTCGCCACTTATGCCCTCGCGCGTCGGGTCACCTACATAACGTCGACGGGAATTGGCCACATTTATGCGGTGACTTTATCGTTCGACGATTTCCACTCCTCCCCAAACGGTGAAGCTGAGGCGCCGGTTCGCCTCGATGTACGTGAGATCGAGACGACCGACATCTTGTCACAGGCTGCCCTCGCCACGGCTCTGGAGGAGAGTGGCCTCGACCTCTCGACATGCCTCGACAGTGCGTCTCAATGGACACTCGTATTGCTCGAAGAACTCAAGGGCGTCGTTGAATCGATCTCGGGCAACCGGTTGAAGTGGATACTCTCAACAGCTATGCCACTTGGTGATTTCGAGGTGTTCCTCAATGGAATCGGTATCGAGGCGAAGAAGAACACCTACGCGCGCATCGCGGAATTCAACATCGCTGAACTACCTCAAAAGCGAATCGATACGTTGAACAGGGCAACGGATTCGGATTGGCGCGTTGAAACGCTGGATGTCGACAATGACGGCGGACCGCTGAAGCGCTTGGTTTCGAGTCAGCTGCCTAGCGGAGTTAGTGGCAGCGCAATCGTGACAGACAAGTCACTGTATGGCGGCAAGAGTAGCGATCTCACTCGCTCACACGGGTTCTTCGTAAAGGTACGCGGACGGCTTATCGGGGAGGAGGACCCCCTATTCGGCTCACACGCTTTGAGCTACGAGGTATTTAACCGATTCCGCGCGGAGATTGATGCTGACGATCTGGACATAGATGTCACCGCACCTCGCGAAAGCGCGGGGAATAGCCCCCGCGTGACTGCCCTGCGGGAACTTCTGGTCGAGGTTTTCAACGAGGCCAGGTCCCAGTTCGACATGAAAATGAAGGAAAAAGCGCAGCACGGCGCGCGACGAGAGCACGAACGTCACTACGTGTATCCGACTTTCGTGGAAAAGCCCCTCGCTGACGCTTTGGTGCAGACCAATTTCGATGACGACCTGAATGCCGGTTCGGAGGCCGATGACTCATGGTTCTACGTCGAAGTACCGACAGCTGAGGACACGAAGACCTTAGTTGCAAGCCTGTATTCGACCGATGAACGGCAGCCTTACAGCTATCGCTTGGAGCAGCGAGGAAAACAAGAGCGATTGGTGGAGTTTGATCCCACTGAACATAGCTTCACTGTAAATGCGGACCACGAACTCGCGCTCGAATTCAAAGACTCACCGAAGTCAATGGATCTTCTCTACCATCTCGCAACTGCCGAAGCGTTGTTGGAGGTCTACCTACGAGAAGCCGGGGTCGCTGCTCACGTTGTGGGCGAGGTGCTACAAAGACGGGATAACCTCCTTCGCGGTTTGGCAAGAGAACAGATGAATTCCCCAGCAGCAATCGCGCAGGCCTTGCGCGATTCATCCGATTCAGACACAGAGCTCGAAATCGCGCTGGTAATTGCAGTGAGATCTTTGGGTTTTGTAGCAAAACACTTGGGCAACGGAGGCAAAGCGGACGGTGTTGCTAGATTCCGCGACTATCCGGATGGTGAGCGAAAAATCACACTTGAGGCAAAAGCCAGCGGCAAGTTGCCGAGCCTCAGCGCTCTTGACTTTGCAGGATTGCAGGAACACATGGTCGACGAGGGTGCCGATGGTTGTTTGCTCGTCGCTCCGGGATACCCCGGCGGCACTCGTGAAGACGACGCGGCGGCGGCAAAACGTGCGCAATCCCTGAAAATTAGTTGCTGGACCATTGATCAGCTGGCGCGAGTCGTCGCATCCATGGAAAGACACGACGTTACTGCTCGCTCAGTAATGCAAATAGTGGCGACAAGATACGCTCCCGCCGAAGTCACACTCGCGGTCGATGCCTTACTAGGCGACAGCGCCGAATCTTCACGTGCCCTCGCAGCCGAAATGATCGGTGCGATTCGCGAGCTCGAAACGTTCATGTCTGACGACGCCATTCGCGAGCTGTCGATGATTCGAACCGTCTTGGGTTCGCGAGGGATCAAACCCTCAACTCCAGATGCTCGAATCGCTCTTGAACGTCTTGCGGCGGCCAGCCAAGGTGGAATGACACTTCTTACCGGCGGAGAAAAGTTCCAGCTAAACGTGGCTGTGGAAGAGTTGGAGCGAAGGGTCGCCGACTGGATTGGTACGGATAGCTCGTCTCGTCGCGCAAGTACTTTTTTCGAGTCGTCTCACCACAGAAAAAATCTGCCCGAAATATAG
- a CDS encoding NAD(P)-dependent alcohol dehydrogenase yields the protein MKAIVQDRYGDSSVLHLADVPVPTIGADDVLVDVRATALNIGDTHLMTGLPLIVRPFVGLRGPRQRIRGMDVAGVVHSVGAAVTAYAPGDEVFGVVSAGLAEFARASAAKIAPKPASLTFEQAACLPTSGATALHALRDAGRLQPGQRVLVIGAAGGVGIFATQIARASGAHVTGVCSTSKVGFVKSLGADEVIDYTVTDITTLDARYDLILDLAGMRPIPSLRRILAPTGTLVLVGGEGGSRLLGGLTRSMLAPLRALGSKQRLVGFNSVTNASDLGSLAELAEAGKIAPVIDSVELAARVDGLAPSFLTNKRHGKRVIVG from the coding sequence ATGAAAGCGATAGTGCAGGACCGCTACGGCGACTCCTCGGTGCTCCATCTCGCGGACGTTCCCGTACCCACCATCGGCGCCGACGACGTGCTTGTCGACGTGCGCGCGACCGCGCTCAACATCGGCGACACCCACCTCATGACCGGGCTGCCGCTGATTGTGCGTCCGTTCGTCGGCCTCCGTGGCCCGCGGCAGAGAATCAGGGGCATGGATGTCGCGGGCGTCGTCCATTCGGTCGGTGCCGCCGTCACGGCCTACGCCCCGGGAGACGAGGTGTTCGGCGTGGTGTCCGCGGGCCTCGCTGAATTCGCCCGTGCGTCGGCCGCGAAGATCGCGCCCAAGCCGGCCTCGCTCACGTTCGAGCAGGCCGCGTGTCTGCCGACCTCGGGCGCGACCGCACTTCACGCGTTGCGCGACGCCGGGCGCCTGCAGCCGGGCCAGCGTGTTCTCGTCATCGGAGCAGCCGGCGGAGTGGGCATCTTCGCGACGCAGATCGCTCGGGCCTCCGGTGCGCACGTGACCGGGGTATGCAGCACCTCGAAGGTCGGCTTCGTGAAGTCTCTCGGCGCCGACGAGGTCATCGACTACACGGTGACGGACATCACGACTCTCGACGCCCGGTACGACCTCATCTTGGATCTGGCCGGCATGCGACCGATCCCGTCCCTGCGTCGCATCCTCGCGCCGACCGGAACCCTCGTGCTCGTCGGGGGAGAGGGCGGTTCGCGCCTGCTCGGCGGCCTCACCCGCTCGATGCTCGCCCCGTTGCGCGCCCTGGGCTCGAAGCAGCGCCTGGTGGGCTTCAATTCGGTGACGAATGCCTCGGATCTCGGGTCGCTCGCCGAGCTCGCCGAAGCAGGAAAGATCGCGCCTGTGATCGACTCTGTTGAGTTGGCGGCGCGGGTCGACGGACTCGCGCCGTCATTTCTAACGAACAAGCGCCATGGAAAGCGAGTCATTGTTGGTTGA
- a CDS encoding helix-turn-helix domain-containing protein — MVKATKVTNNIRALRAAAGDMTQADLADRIGVTRQTVIAIEQGRYSPSLEVAFQIAREFDVPLDDVFHYGG, encoded by the coding sequence GTGGTGAAGGCGACGAAGGTGACGAACAACATCCGGGCGCTGCGGGCCGCGGCCGGCGACATGACGCAGGCCGACCTGGCCGACCGCATCGGAGTGACCCGGCAGACCGTCATCGCGATCGAGCAGGGCCGCTATTCGCCCTCGCTGGAGGTGGCGTTCCAGATCGCCCGCGAGTTCGATGTGCCCCTCGACGACGTATTCCACTACGGAGGCTGA
- a CDS encoding TetR/AcrR family transcriptional regulator: MTEPDVGRSKTFVDTDVVLAARDVFWGSGYENTAVADLESATGLNRSSLYHSFGSKRGLFDAAVESYLDDVVRPRLAPLASPLVASDALENYIRGLRRAMVDEPSSLAANGCLLLNATGSPVGREAAVQDVVARYVAELRAGVTAGVATRRPDLDTPARELLTTTVTGLIFASMAIVRVDRHAAGATLDAALAAIAPVAD; this comes from the coding sequence ATGACGGAGCCTGACGTGGGACGATCGAAGACGTTTGTCGACACCGACGTCGTGCTCGCGGCCCGCGACGTTTTCTGGGGGAGCGGCTACGAGAACACCGCCGTCGCCGACCTCGAAAGCGCCACCGGACTGAACCGGTCCAGCCTGTACCACTCGTTCGGCAGCAAGCGCGGCCTCTTCGACGCCGCGGTCGAGTCGTACCTCGACGACGTCGTGCGCCCTCGTCTCGCCCCGCTCGCGTCGCCGCTAGTCGCGTCGGACGCGCTCGAGAATTACATCCGCGGGCTCCGCCGCGCGATGGTCGACGAGCCGTCGTCGCTCGCGGCCAACGGCTGTCTGCTGCTCAACGCCACCGGGTCGCCCGTCGGGCGCGAGGCCGCGGTGCAGGATGTGGTCGCGCGCTACGTGGCCGAGCTTCGCGCCGGCGTAACCGCGGGCGTCGCGACGAGGCGTCCCGACCTGGACACGCCCGCCCGCGAACTCCTCACCACCACGGTCACTGGCCTGATCTTCGCCTCGATGGCGATCGTGCGGGTAGACCGCCACGCGGCCGGCGCCACCCTGGACGCCGCCCTGGCCGCAATCGCCCCCGTGGCGGATTGA
- a CDS encoding zinc-binding dehydrogenase has translation MRAIIHHEFGEPNAVLAVENIDLPEPSASEVRVRLLLSPIHNHDLWTVRGTYGFKPELPARAGTEAVGVVDALGADVTHLEVGQRVATGGTFGVWAEYFIAKAASLIPVDESLTDEVAAQLVSMPFSAISLLDTLDLGEGDWLLQNAANGAVGRLVAQLAVARGINVVGLVRKPERVAELEAQGITNVVATETDGWQEKVKQITGDSPITTALDSVGGSASGDLTSLLAENGTLIVFGAMASPVMEIRSGGIIFNNLTVKGFWGSKVMGSMAPQKRSELLGELALRIRTGALTLPVEATYSFYDVRTASEANFIEGRGGKVLLRP, from the coding sequence ATGCGCGCCATCATCCATCACGAGTTCGGTGAGCCCAACGCGGTTCTCGCCGTCGAGAACATCGACCTGCCGGAGCCCTCCGCCAGCGAGGTGCGGGTGCGCCTGCTGCTGTCGCCGATCCACAACCACGACCTCTGGACCGTGCGCGGCACCTACGGGTTCAAGCCCGAGCTGCCCGCCCGCGCCGGCACCGAAGCCGTCGGCGTCGTCGACGCGCTCGGCGCCGACGTCACGCACCTCGAGGTCGGCCAGCGCGTCGCCACCGGCGGAACGTTCGGCGTCTGGGCCGAGTACTTCATCGCCAAGGCCGCGTCACTGATCCCCGTCGACGAGTCACTGACCGACGAGGTCGCCGCGCAGCTGGTCTCGATGCCGTTCAGCGCGATCAGCCTGCTCGACACGCTCGACCTCGGCGAGGGCGACTGGCTGCTGCAGAACGCCGCAAACGGCGCCGTGGGACGCCTCGTCGCCCAACTCGCAGTCGCGCGCGGCATCAACGTCGTCGGACTCGTGCGCAAGCCCGAGCGCGTCGCCGAACTCGAGGCGCAGGGCATCACCAACGTCGTCGCCACCGAGACCGACGGGTGGCAGGAGAAGGTTAAGCAGATCACGGGCGACTCCCCCATCACGACCGCGCTCGACTCCGTGGGCGGCAGCGCCTCGGGCGACCTCACGTCGTTGCTCGCCGAGAACGGCACCCTCATCGTCTTCGGCGCGATGGCGTCGCCCGTGATGGAGATCCGCTCGGGCGGCATCATCTTCAACAACCTCACCGTCAAGGGATTCTGGGGCAGCAAGGTCATGGGCTCGATGGCTCCGCAGAAGCGGAGCGAACTGCTCGGCGAGTTGGCGCTGCGGATTCGGACCGGGGCACTCACCCTTCCGGTCGAGGCGACCTACTCGTTCTACGACGTGCGCACGGCGAGTGAGGCGAACTTCATCGAGGGGCGTGGCGGGAAGGTTTTGCTGCGGCCGTAG
- a CDS encoding SRPBCC domain-containing protein produces MTVDSIVINASPEQVWAALLAGTGGWYFDNRIESSWVVGEPVTNYGPAGDIHIHGVVVAIEPQKRLVTTFRPVWVESVSGAPTTEVEWRLTPIGPLTRVTLTHRGLPIQSPVATEIAEGWVYLLSNLKTVLETGKRMPPPV; encoded by the coding sequence ATGACCGTCGACTCGATCGTCATCAATGCGTCGCCCGAGCAGGTCTGGGCGGCCCTCCTTGCGGGGACGGGCGGCTGGTACTTCGACAACCGCATCGAGTCGAGCTGGGTCGTCGGGGAGCCGGTGACCAACTACGGCCCCGCCGGCGACATCCATATTCACGGCGTCGTCGTGGCGATCGAGCCGCAGAAGCGGCTCGTCACGACGTTCCGGCCCGTGTGGGTCGAGTCCGTCAGCGGCGCCCCGACCACCGAGGTGGAATGGAGGCTGACGCCGATCGGCCCGCTCACCCGCGTCACCCTGACGCACCGGGGCCTGCCGATCCAGAGCCCGGTCGCGACCGAGATCGCCGAGGGCTGGGTCTACCTGCTGAGCAACCTCAAGACCGTGCTGGAGACCGGCAAGCGGATGCCGCCGCCGGTCTGA
- a CDS encoding ATP-dependent Clp protease ATP-binding subunit: MPTNNTPEESANSFDEFLARYLQGERSAQSGNSINISRLLSRRSREVLAEAGQLAVELGHSELDALHILRVLASNEPAIGAITGVGADPKSIVNGVDERLPEGVRATIGAAPMLTQSGQRAILHAYQIARASGSTYIDPEHLFFALVINQDSPAGQVLTSAGVTPEALQSNLRESVTPEAEAATSDAQKSTTPTLDSYGIDLTERARNGELDPVIGRADEIEQTIEILSRRTKNNPVLIGEAGVGKTAIVEGLAQAIVDGGVPEQLRDKRVVSLDLPAMLAGTKYRGDFEERLTKLMDEITAHKSELIVFIDELHTVVGAGGSGDGAMDAGNILKPRLARGELHVVGATTLKEYRSIEKDPALERRFQTVTVGEPSIEDAVLILSGLRGAYEDHHAVTYTDAAIRASVELSARYVTDRFLPDKAIDLIDQAGARLRLTLGSKVDVSALLEELATLEQSKNSAVSAEHYEEASRYRDEIEALQRKLDAHGAAATSGISAVVDEKEIAAVISRATGIPASRLTEADRSRLARLEDELHARVVGQDDAVSVVAKAVRRNRTGMGDADRPVGSFLFLGPTGVGKTELAKSLAESLFGDPTAMLRFDMSEFGERHTVSRLVGAPPGYVGYDEAGQLTERIRRNPYSVVLFDEIEKAHPDVFNLLLQVLDDGRLTDGQGRTVDFRNAVIIMTSNVGAEVLASRSGAMGFVGSSDASGYSSEKDLRDRVMGKLREAMRPEFLNRIDEIVLFRKLSAPQLREIVRLLLDATSARLAGRSISLTVTDDAVDWIAERGYEPEYGARPLRRTIQRELDDRIADLLVTEALTDGGAVTVDTVDGELRVSPAGTLRMAA; this comes from the coding sequence TTGCCTACGAACAACACACCCGAAGAATCCGCCAACTCGTTCGACGAGTTCCTCGCGCGGTACCTTCAGGGCGAGCGGTCGGCGCAGTCCGGCAACTCGATCAACATCAGCCGCCTGCTGAGCCGTCGCAGCCGCGAGGTGCTCGCCGAGGCGGGCCAGCTCGCCGTCGAGCTCGGCCACTCCGAGCTCGACGCGCTGCACATCCTGCGTGTCCTCGCGAGCAACGAGCCCGCGATCGGCGCCATCACCGGTGTCGGCGCCGACCCCAAGTCGATCGTCAACGGCGTCGACGAGCGTCTGCCCGAGGGCGTGCGCGCCACCATCGGTGCTGCACCCATGCTCACGCAGTCGGGACAGCGCGCGATCCTGCACGCCTACCAGATCGCCCGTGCCTCGGGCTCGACGTACATCGACCCCGAGCACCTCTTCTTCGCGCTCGTCATCAATCAGGACTCGCCCGCGGGCCAGGTGCTGACATCCGCCGGCGTCACGCCCGAGGCGTTGCAGTCGAACCTGCGCGAGTCGGTCACTCCGGAGGCGGAGGCCGCGACATCCGACGCTCAGAAGAGCACCACGCCCACGCTCGACAGCTACGGCATCGACCTCACCGAGCGTGCCCGCAACGGCGAACTCGACCCCGTGATCGGCCGTGCCGACGAGATCGAGCAGACCATCGAGATCCTCAGCCGGCGCACCAAGAACAACCCGGTGCTGATCGGCGAGGCCGGCGTCGGCAAGACCGCGATCGTCGAGGGCCTCGCCCAGGCGATCGTCGACGGGGGAGTGCCCGAGCAGCTTCGCGACAAGCGCGTCGTCTCCCTCGACCTTCCCGCGATGCTCGCCGGCACCAAGTACCGTGGCGACTTCGAAGAGCGCCTCACCAAGCTCATGGACGAGATCACCGCGCACAAGAGCGAGCTGATCGTGTTCATCGACGAGCTGCACACGGTCGTCGGCGCGGGCGGATCCGGCGACGGCGCGATGGACGCGGGCAACATCCTCAAGCCGCGGCTCGCCCGCGGTGAACTGCACGTGGTCGGCGCCACCACGCTCAAGGAATACCGCTCGATCGAGAAGGACCCGGCGCTCGAACGCCGGTTCCAGACCGTGACGGTCGGCGAGCCGAGCATCGAAGACGCCGTGCTCATCCTCTCGGGGCTGCGCGGCGCGTACGAGGATCACCACGCGGTGACCTACACCGACGCGGCCATCCGCGCTTCCGTCGAGCTGTCGGCGCGCTACGTGACCGACCGCTTCCTGCCCGACAAGGCGATCGACCTCATCGACCAGGCCGGGGCGCGACTGCGCCTCACGCTCGGGTCGAAGGTCGACGTCTCCGCGCTGCTCGAAGAGCTCGCGACGCTCGAGCAGTCGAAGAACTCCGCCGTGAGCGCCGAGCACTACGAGGAGGCCTCGCGGTACCGTGACGAGATCGAGGCGCTGCAGCGCAAGCTCGACGCGCACGGTGCTGCCGCGACATCCGGAATCTCGGCCGTGGTCGACGAGAAGGAGATCGCCGCCGTGATCTCCCGCGCCACCGGCATCCCGGCCAGCCGCCTCACCGAGGCCGACCGTTCGCGTCTCGCCCGTCTCGAAGACGAGCTGCACGCCCGGGTCGTCGGCCAGGACGACGCGGTCTCCGTCGTCGCGAAGGCCGTTCGGCGCAACCGCACCGGCATGGGCGACGCCGACCGGCCCGTGGGCAGCTTCCTGTTCCTCGGCCCGACCGGCGTCGGCAAGACCGAGCTGGCCAAGTCGCTGGCCGAGTCGCTGTTCGGCGACCCGACCGCGATGCTGCGCTTCGACATGAGCGAGTTCGGCGAGCGGCACACGGTGTCGCGTCTCGTCGGCGCCCCTCCCGGATACGTCGGGTACGACGAGGCCGGACAGCTCACCGAGCGCATCCGACGCAACCCGTACTCGGTCGTCCTCTTCGACGAGATCGAGAAGGCCCACCCCGACGTCTTCAACCTGCTTCTGCAGGTTCTGGATGACGGCCGCCTGACCGACGGCCAGGGACGCACGGTCGACTTCCGCAACGCGGTCATCATCATGACGTCGAACGTGGGCGCCGAGGTGCTCGCGAGCCGCAGCGGTGCCATGGGCTTCGTCGGATCCTCCGACGCGAGCGGCTACTCCTCCGAGAAGGATCTGCGCGACCGCGTCATGGGCAAGCTGCGCGAGGCGATGCGGCCCGAGTTCCTCAACCGCATCGACGAGATCGTGCTGTTCCGCAAGCTGTCGGCCCCGCAGTTGCGCGAGATCGTGCGGCTGCTGCTCGACGCGACATCCGCCCGGTTGGCCGGTCGCTCGATTTCGCTGACAGTGACGGATGACGCGGTGGACTGGATCGCCGAACGCGGGTACGAGCCCGAGTACGGTGCGCGGCCGCTGCGCCGCACGATCCAGCGCGAGCTCGACGACCGCATCGCCGACCTGCTCGTGACGGAGGCGCTGACCGACGGCGGCGCCGTCACGGTCGACACGGTCGACGGAGAGCTGCGGGTCAGCCCTGCTGGAACCCTCCGCATGGCGGCATAG
- a CDS encoding DedA family protein produces MAIANSDGSALTGFADWAVSVMETLGAPGAGLVIAIENLFPPLPSEVILPLAGFTASRGSFSLIEAIAFTTIGSVVGALVLYALGAWLGRGPIRALVGKLPLMDVEDFDRTEVWFNRHGTKAVFFGRMVPLFRSFISLPAGVERMPVLKFTALTAAGSLIWNSIFVVAGFYLGENWHIVEEYAGIFQKVVIAVVIALVVWFLTTRIRSIRRKRSEAVEAD; encoded by the coding sequence ATGGCCATCGCGAACTCTGACGGATCCGCCCTGACCGGTTTTGCCGACTGGGCGGTGAGCGTGATGGAAACGCTCGGCGCTCCCGGCGCGGGCCTCGTCATCGCGATCGAGAACCTCTTCCCGCCGCTGCCGAGCGAGGTGATCCTGCCGCTCGCCGGATTCACCGCGAGCCGCGGCAGCTTCAGCCTGATCGAAGCCATAGCGTTCACGACCATCGGCTCCGTCGTCGGCGCACTCGTTCTCTACGCGCTTGGCGCGTGGCTCGGCCGCGGGCCGATCCGCGCGCTGGTCGGCAAGCTGCCCCTCATGGACGTCGAGGACTTCGACCGTACCGAAGTCTGGTTCAACCGCCACGGCACCAAAGCGGTGTTCTTCGGGCGCATGGTGCCGCTGTTCCGCAGCTTCATCTCGCTGCCCGCGGGCGTCGAACGCATGCCGGTGCTGAAGTTCACGGCGCTCACCGCAGCGGGCAGCCTCATCTGGAACTCGATCTTCGTCGTCGCCGGGTTCTACCTCGGCGAGAACTGGCACATCGTCGAGGAGTACGCGGGAATCTTCCAGAAGGTCGTGATCGCCGTCGTCATCGCGCTGGTCGTCTGGTTCCTGACGACCCGCATCCGTTCGATCCGCAGGAAGCGCTCAGAAGCCGTCGAAGCCGATTGA
- a CDS encoding aldo/keto reductase — translation MNAVPTITLNNGTEIPQLGFGVFQVPPEDTKKATLEALEVGYRHIDTAQMYGNEQGVGEAVAESGLAREEIFVTSKLNNGFHAREDALKAFDRSLETLGFEYLDLFLIHWPLPAVGDYVETWKALEEIKASGRVEAIGVSNFQPAHLQRLFDETETVPAVNQIEVHPYLTNEVARAFNTEHGIITEAWSPIAQGGVLKDPVIQAIADRVGRTTAQVTLRWHLQRGDIIFPKSVTRSRVEENFALFDFELTADDLTAIAGLNRDERTGPNPDEFNWIP, via the coding sequence ATGAACGCAGTACCCACGATCACTCTGAACAACGGCACGGAGATCCCCCAGCTCGGCTTCGGCGTCTTCCAGGTCCCGCCAGAGGACACCAAGAAGGCGACCCTCGAGGCGCTCGAGGTCGGCTACCGCCACATCGACACCGCCCAGATGTACGGAAACGAGCAGGGCGTCGGCGAAGCAGTCGCGGAGTCCGGTCTGGCTCGCGAAGAGATCTTCGTGACCAGCAAGCTCAACAACGGCTTCCACGCCCGCGAAGACGCACTGAAGGCATTCGACCGCAGCCTCGAGACCCTCGGCTTCGAGTACCTCGACCTGTTCCTCATCCACTGGCCGCTGCCCGCGGTCGGCGACTACGTCGAGACCTGGAAGGCGCTCGAAGAGATCAAGGCGTCCGGACGCGTCGAGGCGATCGGTGTCTCCAACTTCCAGCCGGCCCACCTGCAGCGCCTCTTCGACGAGACCGAGACGGTCCCCGCCGTCAACCAGATCGAGGTACACCCCTACCTGACCAACGAGGTCGCCCGCGCCTTCAACACCGAGCACGGCATCATCACCGAGGCCTGGTCGCCGATCGCCCAGGGCGGCGTCTTGAAGGATCCCGTCATCCAGGCCATCGCCGACCGCGTCGGCCGCACCACAGCGCAGGTCACCCTGCGCTGGCACCTGCAGCGGGGCGACATCATCTTCCCGAAGTCGGTCACCCGCAGCCGCGTCGAAGAGAACTTCGCGCTGTTCGACTTCGAGCTGACCGCCGACGATCTGACCGCGATCGCCGGACTCAACCGCGACGAGCGCACCGGGCCGAACCCCGACGAGTTCAACTGGATCCCGTAA
- a CDS encoding SRPBCC family protein, whose translation MPQVIETVDVNVPVSTAYNQWTQFETFPKFLSFVESITQTTDTLTHWKVKIAGVEREFDAKISEQHPDERVAWNSVGGDENHAGVVTFHKLSDTESRVTVQLDWEASGLAEKAAAVVGVDDHVIKKDLKNFKEFIEAESVETGSWRGDVAN comes from the coding sequence ATGCCCCAGGTCATCGAAACCGTCGACGTCAACGTCCCCGTCTCGACCGCGTACAACCAGTGGACGCAGTTCGAGACCTTCCCGAAGTTCCTGAGCTTCGTCGAGTCGATCACGCAGACGACCGACACGCTCACCCACTGGAAGGTGAAGATCGCCGGAGTCGAGCGCGAGTTCGACGCCAAGATCTCCGAGCAGCACCCCGACGAGCGCGTCGCCTGGAACAGCGTGGGCGGCGACGAGAACCACGCCGGTGTCGTCACGTTCCACAAGCTGAGCGACACCGAGTCGCGCGTCACCGTGCAGCTCGATTGGGAGGCCAGCGGCCTCGCCGAGAAGGCCGCAGCGGTCGTCGGTGTCGACGATCACGTGATCAAGAAGGACCTCAAGAACTTCAAGGAGTTCATCGAGGCCGAGTCGGTCGAGACCGGCTCCTGGCGCGGCGACGTCGCCAACTAA